The proteins below come from a single Poecilia reticulata strain Guanapo linkage group LG5, Guppy_female_1.0+MT, whole genome shotgun sequence genomic window:
- the LOC103464656 gene encoding deoxyribonuclease-1-like, with the protein MVCSSALGRNGYKEKFVCFYREDEVQLRDQHQYEDNQPGDEDAFAREPLILRFNCPTTVIKDLVLIPVHTQPNDAEKELDELHDVVKIMRNKWKTSNIMVLGDFNAAGSYLSKKKKKRIRISSPPFYWLIDDTVDTTTHSNEHAYDRIVVYTKKMQKTIVPNSAKPFNFQTEFGLDTEEALSISDHYPVEVELKTDKSAVRKSSEEIQTSRR; encoded by the exons ATGGTCTGCAGCTCAGCTCTCGGCAGAAATGGCTACAAGGagaagtttgtttgtttctatag agaggATGAGGTCCAACTAAGAGATCAGCATCAGTACGAAGACAATCAGCCGGGGGACGAAGACGCTTTTGCCAGAGAGCCCTTGATTCTGCGCTTCAACTGTCCTACCACAG TTATTAAAGATCTGGTCCTGATCCCGGTTCACACCCAACCAAATGATGCTGAGAAAGAACTGGACGAGCTCCATGATGTGGTCAAAATCAtgagaaataaatggaaaaccTCG aacatTATGGTTCTGGGAGACTTCAATGCAGCTGGTTCATATCtttcaaagaagaagaagaaaaggatacgcatctcctctcctcctttctATTGGCTGATTGACGACACGGTTGACACAACAACTCACTCTAACGAGCACGCCTATGACAG GATTGTGGTGTacacaaagaaaatgcagaaaaccaTCGTCCCCAACTCAGCCAAACCTTTCAACTTCCAAACAGAGTTCGGGCTGGATACTGAAGAA GCTCTTAGCATCAGTGATCATTATCCTGTGGAGGTGGAGCTGAAGACGGACAAATCTGCAGTAAGAAA GAGCTCAGAAGAGATCCAAACCAGCAGACGATGA
- the cela1.6 gene encoding chymotrypsin-like elastase family member 1.6, with protein sequence MFRILVLTCLAALAVAELHEPKYLEDGVQRVVGGTVAKPNSWPWQISLQYLSGGSWYHTCGGSLIRTGWVMTAAHCVDSTRSYRVVLGEHDLYVNGGTEQVISVSQVYIHPNWASSSVANGYDIALLRLSSSASLNSYVQLASLPPSGQILPHNNLCYITGWGRTATGGSLSAQLKEAYLPVVDHATCSSSGWWGSTVKTTMVCAGGYDEAGCNGDSGGPLNCQVSGRYYVHGIASFVSGLGCNYHQKPTVFTRVSAYISWMDSIMA encoded by the exons ATGTTCAGGATTCTGGTGTTGACATGCCTCGCTGCTTTGG CGGTGGCTGAGTTGCATGAGCCCAAGTACCTGGAAGACGGCGTGCAGAGAGTTGTTGGAGGAACGGTTGCCAAACCCAACTCCTGGCCCTGGCAG ATCTCTCTTCAGTACCTGTCTGGCGGCTCCTGGTACCACACCTGTGGAGGAAGCCTGATCCGTACTGGCTGGGTGATGACCGCTGCTCACTGTGTGGACAG TACAAGAAGCTACCGTGTGGTTCTTGGTGAGCATGACCTGTACGTCAACGGTGGAACCGAGCAGGTCATCAGTGTGAGCCAGGTTTACATCCACCCCAACTGGGCTTCAAGCAGCGTCGCTAACGG ATACGACATTGCTCTGTTGAGGCTGTCATCCAGCGCCTCCCTGAACAGCTACGTTCAGCTCGCCTCTCTGCCCCCCTCCGGCCAGATTCTGCCTCACAACAACCTCTGCTACATCACCGGATGGGGACGCACCGCCA CTGGTGGAAGCCTGTCTGCTCAGCTGAAGGAGGCCTACCTCCCTGTGGTGGACCATGCTACCTGCTCCAGCAGCGGCTGGTGGGGCAGCACCGTCAAGACCACCATGGTGTGCGCTGGAGGTTATGATGAGGCTGGGTGCAAT GGTGACTCTGGAGGCCCTCTGAACTGCCAGGTTAGCGGCAGGTACTACGTGCACGGCATTGCCAGCTTCGTGTCTGGTCTGGGCTGCAACTATCATCAGAAACCCACCGTCTTCACCCGCGTGTCTGCCTACATCAGCTGGATGGACTCA ATCATGGCTTAG